TGGACCTGACGAAGGTGCGCTACGACACGTGGGAGGAGCTGGACCTGTACTGCTACCGCGTCGCGGGCGTGGTCGGGTTGATGCTGACGCCGGTGCTGGGCTGCGAGGACACTCGCGCGGTGGAGCCGGCGGCGGACCTGGGCCGCGCGATGCAGCTCACCAACATCCTGCGCGACGTGCGCGAGGACCTGGAGCGCGGACGGGTGTATCTGCCCTCCGAGGAGCTGCGCGCCTTCGGCATCAGCGAGGACGACCTGCGCGCGGGCCGCGTGGACGCGAAGTGGCGCGACTTCATGCGCTTTCAAATCCAGCGCGCGCGGGCGTACTACGCGCGGGCGGCGGCGGGCGTGCACTACCTCACCGGCTTTGGCAGCCAGCGCATGGTGCGGCTGATGGGCGCCATCTACGGCGACATCCTGCGCGACATCGAGGCGCGGGATTACGACGTGTTCAGCGGCCGGGCCCACACGACGACGGGGCGCAAGCTGAAGCTGACGGCGACCGTGTTCCTGCGTCCCCGGGCCGCGCTGCCGGACGCGCCCCTGGCCCTGCCGTCCGCGCCGGTGCCGCTGTTGCCCACGGGCACGGGAGGCTCGCGATGAAGGCCTCGCGCGTGGCGGTGATTGGCGGCGGCATCGGTGGGCTGACGGCCGCGGGCCTCCTGGCGAAGGAGGGCCATGCGGTGACGCTGTTCGAGGGCAGCCCGTCCCTGGGCGGCAAGGCGCAGGCGGTGACGGTGGAGGGGCTCACGCTGGACACGGGCCCCACGCTGCTCACGTTGCCCGCGCTGGTGCGCGGCACCTTCGAGCAGCTGGGCGCGGTGGACCTGCTGCCCCCGTTCACGGAGCTGGAGCCGCAGTGCACCTACCACTTCACGGACGGGTGCGGCTTCACGGCGTACAAGGACCTGGAGCGCATGGCGGAGAGCGCCGCGGAGCTGCGGCCCGTGGAGCGCAAGGGCGTGCACTCCTTCTACGCGGAGGCCGCGGCCATCTGGCGCGCGGCGGGCGAGCCCTACCTGGAGGCCCCCTTCGAGGGCATGGCCGGCTTCATGGCGCGCGTGGCCCGCCGGGGCATCGGCGCGATGCTGGCGGGGATGAAGCTGGACACGCTTCACGCGCTGGCGGCGAAGCACTTCCAGACGCACCACCTGCGCCAGTACGTGGGGCGCTTCGCCACCTACGCGGGCGGGTCGCCGTATGACTCCAGCGCGGCGTTCGCGCTCATCCCGCACATCGAGCATGCGTATGGCGTGCACCACGTGCGCGGCGGCATCGGCGCGCTGGTGGAGGCGCTGGGGCAGGCGGTGCGGCGGCTGGGCGTGACGGTGCACCTGGACACGCGCGCGCGCTTCGAGCGCATCACCGAGGGCTACCGCGTGGAGCCGGTCGCGGAGGTGTTCGACAGCGTGGTGGTGAACGCGGATCCGCTGGCGTCGCTGCGCCGGGAGTCGGAGCCGCTGTCGCTGTCCGGCTTCGTGCTGCTCCTGGAGGTGGAGGGGCGCACGGCGGTGCCGCACCACGCGGTGATGTTCGGCGGGGACTACCGCAAGGAGTTCGACGAGCTCTTCGCGGGCCAGCTCGCCACGGACCCCACGGTGTATGTCTGCAACCCGTCCGCCACGGATTCGAGCATGGCGCCGCCGGGCCGCACGGGCTTGTTCGTGATGGTGAACGCGCCGGCCATGCCGCTGGAGGAGGGCAGGGCGGAGCAGGCCCGGCGTGATTGGGAAGCCAGCGCGGAGCGCGTGCGCGAGCAGATGTTCGAGAAGCTCGTGCGGCACTACCCGGCGTTGAAGGGGCGCGTGCGCGTGGTGGGGCAGCGCTCGCCGGTGGACCTGGCGGCGCGCGGGGCTCCGGGCGGTTCCATCTACGGCTTCCTGCCGCATGGCCGCTTCGGTCCGTTCCGCAGGCCGCGCATCCGGGGCGGCACGCCGGGGCTGTTCTTCGCGGGCGGTGGCACGCATCCGGGCGGCGGGGTTCCGCTGGTGATGCTGTCGGGCCGGTTCGCGGCCCAGATGGCGTCCGCGCACCTGCGGGAGGTCGCATGAAGTCCGTCCTCGCGCAGAACCTCCTGTCCGGCGCGGCGGAGTCGTGCGCGCTGCCCGCGCTGCCGGACATGGCGGGGGCGTACCGCTGGTTCTACGCGGACGTGACCGCCGGGCCGTACAGCGCGGTGTGCATCTTCATGCTGGGGTCGTTGTTCTCCCCGCGTTACTCCGTCGCTGCGCGGCGGGGAGGACATCCGCTGGCGTACAGCGCGGTGAACTTCGCGCTCTACCACCAGGGTGTGCGCAAGTTGTGGGTGCTGAGCGAGTACCCGCGCGTGGAGTTGCAGGGGCCGGGACGGCTGCGCATCGGCCGCTCCACGTTGACGCACGCGGTGGATGGCACGGTGCGCATGGACGTGGATGACGGGACGGCGCCGTGGGGCCGCCCGGTGCGCGCCAGCCTGACGTTGCGTCCGCTGACCGGGCGGGGCCCGGAGGTGCAGCTCATGCCGGGCCTGCCGCATTACTGGCAGCCCCTGGCGCCCCGGGCGGAGGCCCGGCTGGAGGTGTCCACGCTGGGCGTGAGCGCGGAGGGCATGGGCTACCACGACACGAACCACGGCCAGGAGCTGCTGGGCGCGCGGCTGTCCGGCTGGCACTGGGCGCGCACGCACCACGCGAACCACACGGTGGTGGACTACCACCTGCCGGACGGCGTGGCGCCGGTGCGCATGGTGGCGGGGGCGAATGGCGTGGTGTGCGAGCGCGGCCCGAACCCCGAGGCGCGTCCCACGAGCCTGACGGGCTGGGGGCTGCGCGTCCCCGCGAAGATGCACACGGGCAACGAGGTGGTGGGCGCGCCGCGCCTGCTGGAGTCGTCGCCCTTCTACGCGCGGCTGGAGTCGAGGCGGGACGCGCTGGACACGATGGGAGAGGTGGCGGACTTCCGCCGCTTCCATTCCCCGTTCATCCGCTGGATGGCGCATTTCCGCACGCGCCTGGGGAGGACGGCATGAACGCGCTCGGCTTCTTCACGCTCGGGTGGACGGTGATGGCCGGTGGCTTCAGCGCGGTGGCGCTGGCGCGGCTGTATCGCCGTGCGCCCGTGACGGCCGGGGGCGCGCTGCCCTCCGTGCTGCTCCTGCGCCCCGTGGACGCGCCCACGCCGCTGGAGCTGGACAACCTGGAGCTCCCCATCGACTACGCGGGGCCGCTGGAGCAGGTGGTGCTGTCTCCGTACCGGCCGCGCCTGGCCGAGGGCGTGCGCTGGCTTCCGAGCGACCCCGTGTGTCCCAACCGCAAGGTGGGCCACCTGCTCTACGCGCTGGAGACGCTCGAGGTTCGCGGGCGGGTGGTGCTCGCGGTGGACGCGGACGTGGCGGTGACGGGCGCGCTGGTGGAGGGCCTCGCCGCTCCGCTCGTGGCCGGCGCCGCCTTGAGCACCGCTGCTCCCACGCCTGTTGGCGCGGTGGACGCGGCGGGCCGCGCGATGGCGGGGCTGCTTCGCTACACGCATCACAGCTTCCGCGCGCTGCACGCGATGAGCGCGGGCGCGCAGGCCGTTTGCGGCAAGGCGCTCGGGCTGTCACCGCGCGCGGCGGAGGAGCTGGCCGGACTGTCGGACCACATCGGCGAGGACCTGGAGCTGGCGAAGCGGCTTCACGCGCGGGGACTGGACGTGGCGCTGAGCCCCGCGCCCGCCTGGGTGCCTGTCGCCAACGGGACGTCCTGGCGCGTGCCGCTGGAGCGCTTCACGCGCTGGATGCAGGTGCTCGCGAGCCACCGGCCCGGCCTGTATCCCACCGTGCCGCTGCTCTTCACGCCCACCGTGCCGCTGCTGCTGCTCGCCGCGTGGCTCCATGAGGTCACCGTATGGCTCGCGGTGGCGGCGCTCGTCGCGGTGCGCACGTCGCTGTCGCTGCGCCTCGCGGCGCTGAGCCGCGTGCCCTCGGAGGCGGACCGGGGCCACGCGCTGACGGATTGGATCCAGGGAGAGCTCCTGCTGCTCGCGGCCTTCGTGGCCTCGCTGACGCGGCAGGGAAGGGTGACCTGGCGCGGCCATACCTACGCGCTGGAAGCTGGGGGACGCATGATTCGGGTGGCGCCGCGGTGGAGTGGAGGCCCGGGATGACCTACGCGCGCTTCCTGGGGCTCTTCGTCGTCCTGCCCATCCTGTTCCTGCTCGTGCGCTACCGCCGCACGCTGTCGTGGCGGGGGCTCGCGCCCATGGGCCTGCTGCTCATCATCGTCTACGCGGCCACGTCGCCGTGGGACAACATGGCCGTGAAGTGGGGCCTGTGGGGCTTCGACCCGGAGCGCATCTGGGGCGTGAAGCTGGGCTACCTGCCGCTGGAGGAGTACCTCTTCTTCGGACTCCAGACGCTGCTCGTGGGCCTGTGGGCGCGCGACCGGCTGGAGCGCGTGCTGGCGAAGAAGCCACAGCCCGTGTCTCACGAGCAGAAGTCCGTCCGCGCGCAGCGGACCCTGGAGCCCTCCGAGGTGTCGCCATGATGGAGACGCGCTGGGCGTACCTCATCCACCTGCTGGCCTGGACGCTGCCGGTGATTGCCATTCAACTGGCGGCGCTCGTGATGCACTACAAGGCCCGCTCGGGCGAGGTGCTGCGCGCGGTGCTGCCCCCGGCGCTCGTCATCGGCGTGTACCTGTCCATCGCGGACCACCTGGCCATCTCCACCGGCATCTGGAACTTCGGTGAGGGCCGCCACGTGGGTGTGTATATCGGCGCCGTGCCGCTGGAGGAGGTCCTCTTCTTCCTCATCACGAGCGTGCTGGTGTCGCTGGGGCTCGCGCTCTTCACGGCGCTCCTGCGGCTCCGGGAGGCTCGGGCGTCTTGATTCGCGCGGCCAAGGGTGGGCCCTTCGGGTGGGCGGTGGACCGGTACATCGGGTGGAAGGTCCGCTCGACGTTCCGGGGCCTGTGGGTGCGCGGCGAGCTGCCCGCCGACGGGGTGGGCCGGCTCGTCTACCTGAACCACTCCAACTGGTGGGACGGCTTCGTGCTGCACCAGCTCTGCCAGGTGGCGGGCTGGGACGGCTACTGCCTCATGGACGAGGAGAACCTGCGCCGCTACCCCTTCCACACGAAGATGGGCGCCTTCAGCATCCGCAGGCAGGACGCGATGTCGTCCCTGTCCTCGCTGCGCTACGCGAAGGAATTGCTGCGCAAGCCGGGCGCCGCCGTGTGTGTCTTTCCGGAAGGGGAGCACCGGCCCTTCGGCGTCCACCCGCTGAAGCTGGAGCGCGGGGTGGAGCTGCTGGCCCGCGCGGCGAAGGCGGAGTGCGTGCCCATCGCCATCCGCTATGCCTTCTTCGAGCACGAGCGGCCGGACGTGCTGCTGGAGGTGGGCGAGGTCCACGAGGCCGGGCCGCTCGCGCGCTTCCAGAGCGGGCTGGAGGCGGTGGTGCGGCGGGTGTCCGGGGCCACGAGCCTGGAGGGCTTCACCCAGAAGGTGTCCGGAGCGAAGGGCGTGGCGGAGCGCTGGGACCGCGCGCGAGGCCTGGGGCCATGAGCCTGCGCATCCGCACCATCGCCCGGCTCACGGGCATCCGGGAGGCCACCCTGCGCGCCTGGGAACGCCGCCATGGCTTCCCGCGCCCGGAGCGCAGTGAGAACAACTACCGCGTCTATTCACGCGACGAGGTGGAGGCCGTCCGCCGGGTGGCGAAGCTGATGGAGGAGGGCCTCTCGGTGAGCGAGGCCATCGCCCAGGTGCGAGACGAGCCCCGGACGGACGTCCCGCCGGAGGCGCGGCACCTGGAGCGCTTCTGGGCGGCGGTGATGGTGCTGGACTCGGAGGGCGCGGACGCGGCGCTGTCCGCGGCCCAGGTGGGGCTGGACGCGGCCACGTATTGCGACACGGTCCTCCTCCCGCTGCTGCGCGAGATGGCCAGTCGCCTGGACGTGGCGCGTGAGCACATGGCGTCCGCGCTGGTGCGGCAGCGGCTGCGCATGTTGCTGGCGGGGATGGAGCGCGTGGGCGACGGGCCCCGGGGGCTCCTGGCCTGTCCGGCGAAAGACCACCACGAGGGGGGGCTGCTCGCGCTGGGCGTGCACCTGAAGGCGCGGGGCTGGCGGGTGACGCTGCTGGGCGCGGACACGCCCTCGGAGGCGTTGCAGGGGGCATGCACGCAGGTGCGCCCGGACCTGGTGGCGCTGTCGTTCATCCGCCGCCGGGATGCGGACGACTTCGTCGCGGTGTTGTCCGAAGCGATGCATGCGTGCGCGCCCGCTCCCGTGGTGGTAGGCGGGCCCGGCGCGCGTGAGCACTTGAAGACGCTGTTCACCCTGGGCGCGCAATACGCCG
The sequence above is drawn from the Corallococcus sp. NCRR genome and encodes:
- a CDS encoding phytoene/squalene synthase family protein, translated to MSAMASPALIAQGYRRARVVTRHHAKSFFFASYLLFGQRRKAAFALYAFCRRLDDLVDAGESALPGEAPMALAMRLARARERVAEVYLPLPELASKELGPPSARQPSADAPSPWDASEFAALRHTIHHYRIPEQPFQDLISGMEMDLTKVRYDTWEELDLYCYRVAGVVGLMLTPVLGCEDTRAVEPAADLGRAMQLTNILRDVREDLERGRVYLPSEELRAFGISEDDLRAGRVDAKWRDFMRFQIQRARAYYARAAAGVHYLTGFGSQRMVRLMGAIYGDILRDIEARDYDVFSGRAHTTTGRKLKLTATVFLRPRAALPDAPLALPSAPVPLLPTGTGGSR
- a CDS encoding phytoene desaturase family protein, yielding MKASRVAVIGGGIGGLTAAGLLAKEGHAVTLFEGSPSLGGKAQAVTVEGLTLDTGPTLLTLPALVRGTFEQLGAVDLLPPFTELEPQCTYHFTDGCGFTAYKDLERMAESAAELRPVERKGVHSFYAEAAAIWRAAGEPYLEAPFEGMAGFMARVARRGIGAMLAGMKLDTLHALAAKHFQTHHLRQYVGRFATYAGGSPYDSSAAFALIPHIEHAYGVHHVRGGIGALVEALGQAVRRLGVTVHLDTRARFERITEGYRVEPVAEVFDSVVVNADPLASLRRESEPLSLSGFVLLLEVEGRTAVPHHAVMFGGDYRKEFDELFAGQLATDPTVYVCNPSATDSSMAPPGRTGLFVMVNAPAMPLEEGRAEQARRDWEASAERVREQMFEKLVRHYPALKGRVRVVGQRSPVDLAARGAPGGSIYGFLPHGRFGPFRRPRIRGGTPGLFFAGGGTHPGGGVPLVMLSGRFAAQMASAHLREVA
- a CDS encoding carotenoid 1,2-hydratase translates to MKSVLAQNLLSGAAESCALPALPDMAGAYRWFYADVTAGPYSAVCIFMLGSLFSPRYSVAARRGGHPLAYSAVNFALYHQGVRKLWVLSEYPRVELQGPGRLRIGRSTLTHAVDGTVRMDVDDGTAPWGRPVRASLTLRPLTGRGPEVQLMPGLPHYWQPLAPRAEARLEVSTLGVSAEGMGYHDTNHGQELLGARLSGWHWARTHHANHTVVDYHLPDGVAPVRMVAGANGVVCERGPNPEARPTSLTGWGLRVPAKMHTGNEVVGAPRLLESSPFYARLESRRDALDTMGEVADFRRFHSPFIRWMAHFRTRLGRTA
- a CDS encoding glycosyltransferase family 2 protein, yielding MNALGFFTLGWTVMAGGFSAVALARLYRRAPVTAGGALPSVLLLRPVDAPTPLELDNLELPIDYAGPLEQVVLSPYRPRLAEGVRWLPSDPVCPNRKVGHLLYALETLEVRGRVVLAVDADVAVTGALVEGLAAPLVAGAALSTAAPTPVGAVDAAGRAMAGLLRYTHHSFRALHAMSAGAQAVCGKALGLSPRAAEELAGLSDHIGEDLELAKRLHARGLDVALSPAPAWVPVANGTSWRVPLERFTRWMQVLASHRPGLYPTVPLLFTPTVPLLLLAAWLHEVTVWLAVAALVAVRTSLSLRLAALSRVPSEADRGHALTDWIQGELLLLAAFVASLTRQGRVTWRGHTYALEAGGRMIRVAPRWSGGPG
- a CDS encoding lycopene cyclase domain-containing protein, whose product is MTYARFLGLFVVLPILFLLVRYRRTLSWRGLAPMGLLLIIVYAATSPWDNMAVKWGLWGFDPERIWGVKLGYLPLEEYLFFGLQTLLVGLWARDRLERVLAKKPQPVSHEQKSVRAQRTLEPSEVSP
- a CDS encoding lycopene cyclase domain-containing protein, translating into MMETRWAYLIHLLAWTLPVIAIQLAALVMHYKARSGEVLRAVLPPALVIGVYLSIADHLAISTGIWNFGEGRHVGVYIGAVPLEEVLFFLITSVLVSLGLALFTALLRLREARAS
- a CDS encoding lysophospholipid acyltransferase family protein, with protein sequence MIRAAKGGPFGWAVDRYIGWKVRSTFRGLWVRGELPADGVGRLVYLNHSNWWDGFVLHQLCQVAGWDGYCLMDEENLRRYPFHTKMGAFSIRRQDAMSSLSSLRYAKELLRKPGAAVCVFPEGEHRPFGVHPLKLERGVELLARAAKAECVPIAIRYAFFEHERPDVLLEVGEVHEAGPLARFQSGLEAVVRRVSGATSLEGFTQKVSGAKGVAERWDRARGLGP
- a CDS encoding MerR family transcriptional regulator, producing MSLRIRTIARLTGIREATLRAWERRHGFPRPERSENNYRVYSRDEVEAVRRVAKLMEEGLSVSEAIAQVRDEPRTDVPPEARHLERFWAAVMVLDSEGADAALSAAQVGLDAATYCDTVLLPLLREMASRLDVAREHMASALVRQRLRMLLAGMERVGDGPRGLLACPAKDHHEGGLLALGVHLKARGWRVTLLGADTPSEALQGACTQVRPDLVALSFIRRRDADDFVAVLSEAMHACAPAPVVVGGPGAREHLKTLFTLGAQYAESAEELIAVWHQARNAQNRP